TTGACTCCGTTATTAGTGGTAATTGATTGAGAAGAgaaaagaattttaaaaaaaaaaagttaagaaGAACTCTTCTTTATAATAACAATAAACGAAAACAAGAACAAATGTAAAATTTCAAATATCCAATTAATGAGAGCAAGTCATCCTCATAGCGATGGAACAAACAAAGCAAGGGGCCTTTTTAAACACTTGTTATCCCACATGAAATAAAATATTCACTGGAAAACTTAATTGTACACATAAGTAAAACAATTAGGAGTAAGTGGTAACTCTGTGATGTAGTACTATTACAAAAGGATATAATTACAAATAAACCAAAGTTTTAATTTGTCTATGAATACATGCCTAATTAGACACTTGATTCGAATTTATATGTGTTAATGCTTCATATTCAAGGTAACACATAATACCAGAAAATGGAAAAATTATTTTACTAGAGTACTTTTAAAAAAGATTGTTTATTTTCCTCTTTGATGTCTTTAGGGGTGGGGCGGCCTAAGAAGAATTATCAAAGATGAAGGTGGAGCTTATATGAATACATGAAAATGAAACTGCTCTAATTTCTCCGATATTATCTCCTGGATTGACTCCTCTTCTAGAATTATCTAAAGAACACAAGACTTTGAGACATTGCTAATTGGATCTTTTGTCCAAATAATAACATTTCCAAATTTAGCAGAGATATAATTTCAActttttaaataattaattaaaatacatAGTGGATTTCAATTACCATGGCCGCTAATCGCGCACCAAATTACTAAACCCAAGAAAAAGAgtgtgaaaaagaaagagagagagagaattgatTAGTCAAACTCTTTATATTTGTTTGgctttttctttttagttttttcTTTCTTGTGGATGGATTGCTCGTTTCAACTAATACAAAGGTTGACAATAAAGTTAGTTTAATTGAACTAATTGTCCCCCTTCTGTTGTCTATCCCAAGAGATGGGGCATAATCACTCCCTAATTAACTTCTATCAAATCATATCAATGTGCTTCTTGTTAGTCCATTTAATAGAAATAATAAAATGGAGCTGATTAGGGCAAAATTTTAATTATTCCTCCTTTTTGTCAGTCAAAGTTAATGGATTTTGAAATCCAGACTTCTTAATTAATCATGTTTaaatgggattttttttttaagcttttGGACTTTATGAGTTTCCATGGAAGAACTTCAAATCTCATGATTTTACTTCGGAGGGACTTTAGaagatcttttttcttttttcttttttgttgggGTGGAAGAGAGGGGGAGAGAGTATTATTTTACCTATTAAATTATATGATTTTCTAAATCACAATTGAATAATTTGTCATGTATCtcttaaaagaaaagaaaaatgaaagcGAATAAGCAAAGATTAGGTACATTTAATTTTTAAAGTAATCACTTCAGAGTTGTTTATCTGAAATCAGAAAAAGTTGCATAATTTAAACTTAACCTAGACATATTAAAATTTTCCTAAGGccttcatataaatttcattgaCTTTGAATAATTTTGTTGGAAAATTACACCCGCTCCGTGTCTCTACGGTTAATACACTCAATCAAAGATTGTTATTAGAACAAATAGAAATGAGCATCTCTTTCGCAAATAATTTAAAGTTGTATTAAACTCTTAATTGAGAACACGCTGGATATAAATAGAAATGAACAAACTTCTACATGTTATATGAAGCATTTCTATAGAACGTGCAAGAAAATTAAACTTCTAACGTATACAAATTTTCACGTGCTATTAACATGTactaaatattttgaaaaaaatagtACAATATGTATTTAACTCCTATAAAATCAAGTAAGAGGGGTAGTTAAATAGTTTAACCACTTATGTGCCATTGTGGCTAGCTCTAGGTCTTATCTTGGGCTACCCCCAACCACCACATTTCTAGTGCAGTTCGTCGAGTACTGTACAGTCAATCAAGCCATAATTTATGGGTAGGTCTACTTCATTATAGGGCATGGCCTGCAACCAAGGTCCAACCCTACCATGATACACTTTACACCATTACTAGGATAAACCCTAAATCAGATTGTCACTCCCCGCGCCACACTCTCCCTCCTCACGTAATTAGAGGTTGGCAAATGGAGGATTTGAGCGAATTTAGTCATATCAAAGTGAGCTAAATAAATGATTGGCATAAACCTAGCTGCCCAAACATTAGTTGTGCTGAAATGGATTGAGTCAAAATTGTTAAATAACGGATCATAGCtcaattcatccaatttttaccgatttatttttatataatttgttttaattacccaacaaaattaataatattttttttcttcattattatagttatatatataacatatatcaaattaaaattatttaaatatattAACAAGGTCTCTCATGAGTCAATTTCAGTTACATATTAGTTAAGATCAGTTAGGTGGAATGAATTTGAGCAGATAAAAATTAATTGAGTTAATAGATATGCGGGTATTAACTACAAGTGAATCTATAATTTAAGTTTTATGGGTTCAACCTTTAAAGTTCTTAGCATTGAACTTATTATACTTTTAAAGTTAAatgttcatatctactatttgttGCATTTATGAATTTTTGCTTTTGCATGTAAATTTATATTTCGCATCAAATGTACAAGGTTCAGACGAACCCGATACCGGCGTTGTGCATCTGCCTTTGTTATTAACTCACCCAAATTTAAACTGATCAGATGACTGCTCTTTTCATTGCCAAATTTTATCTCCTCTAACATCAGAGGCGGATGGAACACTATAACTTggggttcaattcaattgaaccccaagcTTTTGCTGCGAGGtataaatttatgtataaaaatttactaaaattacaataaatagtagatatgaactcataactttagaaatataatggtttAGTGCTAAAAATATAAAATGTTGACCCCTACAATTTAATCCTAAATCTGCCTCTGTCTAACATAATTAAAGGAGAGTAGGAATATATAAATTGGCCTACCACTGTCTTCGTGATAATATGGTTCAAATTGTAATTTGCACTCACGGGCGAGATATATTAATCGATCAAGTGAGTGAAAATGATGCCAGATCATAATTAGTTCAAATCTCAATAGGAGCAAGAAATATTAAGTAGTTTTTATTATATGTCTACAAATCTCAATAGGAACAAGAAATATTATGTAGTTTCTATTATATGTCTAACTTGTGATTGTTAGAGCTCAATGTGTTGATTGGAGATAGTAGATACCTCGCAAGATTATTTAGGTACACGGAAGCTAAGGTAATTCGATCACCACTGCTATAaaattaatttcattcttttggtGATTAGTCTAACCCCTAGAACATAATTCCCTCTCAATAACAACATGCTGGACTTTTAGATTCTTAATTTCTCATACAGTATCCACATGCATCACTTTAAGAACATATAACTAACTCCATTGGACTTCTTACACCAATTCAGAAATCTATCTTAATTTGGGTGGTTGAACTGCACACTTTCTAATAGTCCTCCCTTTGAAAAATTGGATCAAAattaaatttattttaatttttaggTCGATATTATTTTGCGGCATTGAATATGATTCTTCCAATATTTCATCAAGCTTTTAAGACGAGGTTCATAAATTGTTAGAAATATTTATTTCTAATACAACTATAAGTGTACAAGCCAACAATTTGTAAGAGTAGTCGCCTTGATCATAAATCCAAAAAAAGAATGGAGGCCCCTATCAATACATTTTGAAATAAATATCAATAAATACAACGTAGTAAAAAACAGAAAATAagtcaaaagagggaaatatagGGACTGGGATCAATGTGCCATTAATTTTCAACCAACTCAACTGTCAATTACTTTTGATTTGCATACGCTTTTTTCTGATCAAacggccaaaaaaaaaaaaaagaaggaattttgTAATTGCTAATTAAAAGATGAACAATATTTATTATTTAATCTCTCCTCCTAAATTTGGGATTGCACTTAGTGCAATTAAGTATCCCGTCTTCTTCAATTTATTGATCTTTAACTCCATGTGTTTCTTTCTTTATTGGTTTGGGGTGTTTCAAGTACTAACTTTTTTGTTTTATGTAGGGGCCTTTGGGAGTTTAAACTTGCACATTGAGCTACCAATTGATAGAGCTGAAAACATTTATGTGTACTCGACACATGCATCGCGAATTATTTATATAACGTCAAGTGTTAAATACACGTGCTAAACAATTATTATAATTAAGTGACAAAACATTAAGTAAAAAGTGGATGCCACACTGAATATTTGTCGGTAATATGATGAGTTATTTGGTGTTTGCACCTCCAACCGAAAGTTAAGGGTTCCGGTCACCAAGGAGCAAAAGGATGCGCAAAATATGTATCTTGTatagttgtaaatataattctgTCACATAAGCATGACTGACTGATATGTGTTTTCACTTATATCTAACTTATTATATATCGACATCATAAATTATTCTGTAATTTAACATGTTGTAATAGGTTGtctattttatttttcaattaacTAGTTTAATTTATTATAGACAGTCACCTATAATTTTCTTTTATGTATTGTAAGAAGAACTCCAGTGTATAAATGTTAACTATTTTCGGTTTAGTTTGTAACACTTAAATCGTTGTTACTTTAAATGCGAGGGTAGATAAGTAGTTTTCATATATTTTCTACTATTATTTTTCACTTGGTGTCTAATACTCGTATTAGGGCCTGACTAAATAAGGATTTGCATCGAAAAGTCACATATTAGGGTATTTTCATATCCAGGTCACGAACACGAAATCTGTGATTAAAGATGAAGGAATACTTACCATTTCATCACAACCTTTGTCCATAATATTTTCCATGCCTAAGCATGCACAATTGAGATAGAGTAGTAGGAAAATTTGAGCATAATAAGTAAAAAAGGGTACCCCTATTTGACATAATTAATCTATTGAAGAGTAAGGCACATGGTGTGTGTGTGACATTCGAATCCCATAACTTTCAATGTTCCCCACACTACATTTTGCTTTCACAGCCACTCCTCAATCCCCGCCTCTTCACCTTCCTATTTTCCCTTCAATCTCCTCACTCGTTTTCCTTTCTTTCTACTTGCCTTCTCTTTTTCTCTCCTTTATATTAGTCTTTAATTTCTCTTTTtgtctttattttttctttgttGTAGTTTCAATTAACTCTTTTTTGGTTCTACCTCCCAGTAAATACTTTTTTGTTGCATTTTTCGTCTTTCGAGATTCGTAAACTTTGATCAGCATTATtaaatgtattttttcaccatatgaacatgagaagaattacaacTTATAGAATAGTACTTTTCGTATAGAATTACAACTTATTGAGTTGATtgaatccaatttagcttcaacaATTCGTCAAATTGACTTTCGCAAAGCGAaatatgccacataaattgaaacgaaggaaGTAAGAGGGAGTGGAAGAGGAGGGTTGGGGGCGGGGGGGGCGCTGTTATTCCATAAACTCAAATGATCATGAATGATTTTTGTTTATATTCAAATATAACTCGAACTTTTGATTTAACAGTTAGAGATAGAGGAACTCCATCACCTGTCATTCATCTGTTATTTTTGTCTTTAACATGAAATCCAATAGCATCCATTAGAAAATTTTAGTCGGGTCAGTAGATTTTGAAAGTGGCTAAGAAGAATTTTGAAAACTTTGTTAGTACTTTAACCTTGATTTGACTACATTCCTAATTTACGGTCATACCAGCTCAATCGTAAAGAAAAGCCCGATTCTTATGTCTTAACAGTTGAATAAAGGAAATTTAACCACTGTACCTAACAAAATGAAATTAGTTACCAATTTATGTTTCACATTTATTTTGATTGCCAATTGAGTTAATGTAGTGGGAAATTTTGGCCAGGATTTTACTTACTTACAACCTACCACCTCGGGATCCTTTGCCTGATGCATCAAAAGTTGCGTAAACCCTAAaagcttaaagttattttctttAGAATCCTTACTGATTTTGTTGTGTTCTTGAAAAGTTAATTGAGTTAAATatatggaaagaaaaaaaaatactgcGATTATTCAGCTAAAGCATAAGGATTACGCTTTTGAGCCGCATGACTGAATCTTAAGGACAAAGTTAAAATCCATATAATTGTTGTTTTCTGCAAGTGCCATATATAATAAACGTACGGTTCTAGAGGAAATTAGTACAATAACTAAAACAAGTCAGATAAATTGAATTTAACTTATACATAGTATACATACGTTAGAAATATAATACAGTAACttttataataatagtaattttAACATATTATAGTAAGTTATCTGTCTTATGAATTATCGATTCATTTACTATAAATAGTTATCCTTAATTACTTTTAATATACGTAACGATTTTGTTACCATATAAAAATTAAACTTGATACGAATTATAAACATCCATCTAATGAAGAACCCTTTTGTTAAAGTGCTATAATTACGCATGGGGACCAGTTTCTTCCTTCCATTTTTCCTGTCCCCATTTGCACCTAATAAGCATGAAAATTGGAGGGAGATATAATCACTCTTCACTCAAAAATAAAGAGAAtgggaaaaaaataaagaaattggAACTAATaagaaattcaaaagaaaaaaagtatACACACAAAAATGAGGGATAAAGAGTCTCTATATAAAGACAGTCCACTGCAAGTTCACAGGCATAGAAGAACTAACATAACACAAATtctcatctctttcttttttacCTCTCCAAAATGGCTTCCATTGCCAAAAATTTCTCCCTCATTTTCCTCCTTACTCTCTTGTCCTCACTCCAAATTCATGCAAGGGATGGCCAATTTTTCAACAAAGTCCCAAGCAACAATGGTGAAAAAGAGACACAAACAGTTGTTCCCAACAAAGAGCAAGAGCCAACTTTCATGCCTGAAAATGAAAATGGTGCCTATGGTCTTTATGGTCATGAATCTGTTTCCACCCCCACAACCACTAACACCAACAACCCCAATGTCAACAATCTTCCCAACAGCAAGTACCTTCCCAAAAATTACAACCCTGTTTCTTACGTGACTGTCGCTGAAGACAACACAAACAAAAacaatttcaacaacaacaacaacgagtTTACGACCAAGCACACTACTGCCTCTACCACCAACACAAATAACAACCAATTCTACAGTGGTCCCACCAATTAccgcagcagcaacaacaacaacaaccaagaaCAGTACTATAATGGCGTCAGTGATTTTAGTACTAAGAACCACCACAACAACCAGCAGCAACAATTCTACAGCGGCGACAGCCTCTACAGCAACAACCAACAGTACTACAACAacgacaacaccaacaacattaataacaacaacaacgacgACGATGAGGAGCAGTACTATAACGCTGCTAACacttactacaacaacaacaacaacaataactaccagCAACAAGGGTTGACCGAAACAAGATTGAGTGCTAGGAGTTACAGCACCAACCCAACAAATTACGGaaacaattacaacaacaacaatcaagaaCAGAGCTACTCTgctaattacaacaacaacaacaacaatcaagaaCAGAGCTACTCCACCAACTACAATAACTACAACTCTGGTAAGGCTAATTACAGGGTGCACCAGCAGCAAGGGATGAGTGACACAAGGTTCTTGGGAAATGGGAAATTCTACTATGATATAAATGCTGGGAAACATGCAAGGAATCCATATGAAAATGCAAGGGAATTTGCTGCAATGAACCAACAGTACAACAACAGGAACTCTTATGGCACCAatgagtacaacaacaacaactttgAGAATGAAGAGGAGTTCGAGAACATGCCTTGAACAATTGTTCAACAATTGAAAACAAAAAAGTTATAACCATAGTGAGCCAAAATATATGTTATGTGTCCcagttatgattgatgttgttatcctttttttttttttttttgttctaagcTATTAGATAAAGTGTTAATTAAAGTATTAAACAACAGATTATTTTTGGGTGTTTTATGTATAATTATGAAGGAATTTTAATGATATATGGCTATGAATATAAGTTTTTGTACGTATATTTGCtaaaaaataaaatcaataatTAAAACATTGTAGGGATCGCTTAACCTCAACTAAGGGTAAGATACACATATTCATCTGCAGTAAA
Above is a genomic segment from Lycium barbarum isolate Lr01 chromosome 12, ASM1917538v2, whole genome shotgun sequence containing:
- the LOC132625207 gene encoding uncharacterized protein LOC132625207; this encodes MASIAKNFSLIFLLTLLSSLQIHARDGQFFNKVPSNNGEKETQTVVPNKEQEPTFMPENENGAYGLYGHESVSTPTTTNTNNPNVNNLPNSKYLPKNYNPVSYVTVAEDNTNKNNFNNNNNEFTTKHTTASTTNTNNNQFYSGPTNYRSSNNNNNQEQYYNGVSDFSTKNHHNNQQQQFYSGDSLYSNNQQYYNNDNTNNINNNNNDDDEEQYYNAANTYYNNNNNNNYQQQGLTETRLSARSYSTNPTNYGNNYNNNNQEQSYSANYNNNNNNQEQSYSTNYNNYNSGKANYRVHQQQGMSDTRFLGNGKFYYDINAGKHARNPYENAREFAAMNQQYNNRNSYGTNEYNNNNFENEEEFENMP